A single genomic interval of Zingiber officinale cultivar Zhangliang chromosome 4A, Zo_v1.1, whole genome shotgun sequence harbors:
- the LOC121972008 gene encoding wall-associated receptor kinase 3-like — MSRSLSLQISISIAIFIYTNEGEGLKMVRASYLERTEMAALTLRLLPSAVLIAIALTVAALATAASPPNCDRKCGDVDIPYPFGIGAGCFRDGFDLVCNRSLQPPRPFIGDTSIELIDVSVALGRARAYTHVDWVCYNATDMLGYEIVPFNLSTRPAFAISAAENKFTAVGCATVALVGNDDYVTGCVSACTSEAGVSNDTCDGFGCCQTAIREGMTALRTDFSVGYNNSRVWEFNPCSYAFIVEHEWYNFSLADLGGNRLNQTYKSRVPVVLDWNMGNMTICEEARQNPKSPPASYACADKNSECFNSSTGGGYICNCTSGYQGNPYEDGGCKDIDECSLWSEYSCYGSCINTIGNYTCSCPQGTMGDPTTKDGCHPTTSSTLPQYLKVLIATMSSILFLTISGFSTNLWLKNRNLMKTKQKFFKQNGGVLLQQQMNSYRGVTFKLFTQEELKKATDNFSSSRIIGRGGQGIVYKGTLEDNRLVAIKKSKLVDEKQTREFAKEMLILSQINHKNVIKLLGCCLEVEVPMLVYELVSKGNLFEYLHSKTHRFHIPLDARLRIAVESAEALAYLHSSTSTPIIHGDVKSSNILLDDEYTAKVSDFGASKLAPKDATQLATFVQGTCGYLDPEYMLTCQLTEKSDVFSFGVVILELLTRRKAFEFNVSDEEMLLTANFISAMKENKVEEMVDPEIKKEEDMVVIKEVCKLVVLCLNSNGDERPTMKEVAEDLGKLRKNKQILDMQSKHQKPVDDIIVTSDYVHEPPQRMQNVTSSEHSTSRYRSLEVQALLNIESGR, encoded by the exons ATGAGTCGAAGTCTTTCACTGCAAATATCGATCTCGATCGCCATCTTCATCTATACAAATGAAGGTGAAGGCCTAAAGATGGTTAGAGCTAGCTATCTAGAGAGAACTGAAATGGCAGCTCTAACTCTCCGGCTTCTTCCTTCCGCCGTACTAATTGCAATAGCACTGACAGTGGCAGCTCTTGCTACCGCTGCTTCGCCACCGAACTGCGACCGCAAGTGCGGCGACGTCGACATCCCCTACCCCTTCGGCATCGGCGCCGGCTGCTTCCGCGACGGCTTCGACCTCGTCTGCAACCGCTCCCTCCAACCGCCGCGCCCCTTCATCGGCGACACCTCCATCGAGCTCATCGACGTCTCGGTGGCGCTCGGCCGCGCGCGCGCCTACACGCACGTCGACTGGGTCTGCTACAACGCCACCGACATGCTCGGCTACGAAATCGTCCCCTTCAACCTCTCGACCCGGCCCGCCTTCGCCATCTCCGCGGCCGAGAACAAGTTCACCGCCGTCGGCTGCGCCACCGTCGCGCTCGTCGGCAACGACGACTATGTAACCGGCTGCGTCTCCGCGTGCACTAGCGAGGCCGGCGTGAGCAACGACACGTGCGACGGCTTCGGGTGCTGCCAGACGGCGATCCGGGAGGGGATGACGGCCCTGAGGACCGATTTCTCCGTTGGCTACAACAACTCTCGCGTCTGGGAGTTCAATCCTTGCAGCTACGCCTTCATCGTTGAACACGAGTG GTACAACTTTAGCTTAGCAGATCTTGGTGGGAATAGATTGAATCAGACTTACAAATCTAGGGTGCCAGTGGTGTTGGATTGGAACATGGGAAATATGACAATTTGTGAGGAGGCTCGCCAGAATCCGAAGTCGCCACCGGCATCATACGCTTGCGCTGATAAGAATAGCGAGTGCTTCAATTCTAGCACCGGAGGAGGATACATCTGCAACTGCACAAGTGGTTACCAAGGGAACCCTTATGAAGATGGTGGATGCAAAG ATATTGATGAATGCAGTCTCTGGTCAGAGTATAGCTGTTATGGAAGCTGTATAAATACGATAGGCAATTATACCTGTTCATGTCCACAAGGCACAATGGGTGATCCAACCACCAAGGATGGTTGCCATCCAACAACATCAAGCACTTTGCCTCAATATCTAAAGGTGCTAATTG CTACTATGAGCAGCATCCTTTTCTTAACCATCTCAGGCTTTTCTACCAACTTATGGTTGAAAAATAGAAACCTTATGAAAACTAagcaaaagtttttcaaacagaATGGAGGTGTGTTACTACAACAACAAATGAATTCTTATCGAGGTGTCACTTTTAAGTTGTTTACACAAGAAGAGTTGAAGAAGGCTACAGATAACTTCAGCTCAAGTCGAATTATTGGTCGTGGAGGACAAGGAATAGTTTATAAAGGCACGCTAGAAGACAACAGACTAGTAGCGATCAAGAAGTCGAAGTTGGTCGACGAGAAACAAACTAGGGAATTTGCAAAAGAGATGCTCATCCTATCACAGATAAATCACAAGAATGTCATCAAGCTCTTAGGATGCTGCTTAGAGGTTGAGGTTCCAATGCTTGTATATGAATTAGTGTCGAAAGGAAATCTATTTGAGTATCTACATAGCAAGACTCACAGGTTTCATATACCACTGGATGCCCGTTTAAGGATTGCTGTGGAGTCTGCTGAAGCACTAGCCTACTTGCATTCATCAACTTCTACACCGATCATTCACGGAGATGTGAAGTCCTCCAACATCCTTCTGGATGATGAGTACACAGCAAAGGTTTCAGATTTTGGAGCATCAAAACTAGCTCCCAAGGATGCAACTCAATTGGCTACATTTGTGCAAGGGACTTGTGGGTACTTGGATCCTGAGTACATGTTAACTTGTCAATTGACCGAAAAAAGTGATGTTTTCAGCTTTGGAGTAGTGATTCTAGAGCTTCTCACAAGGAGGAAGGCATTTGAGTTCAATGTGTCAGATGAGGAAATGCTGCTCACGGCCAATTTCATTTCTGCAATGAAGGAAAATAAGGTTGAAGAAATGGTGGATCCTGAAattaagaaagaagaagacatGGTAGTGATTAAAGAGGTGTGCAAGTTGGTTGTCCTTTGTCTGAACTCTAATGGAGATGAAAGGCCCACCATGAAAGAAGTGGCAGAGGATCTTGGAAAGCTGAGAAAAAACAAGCAAATTTTAGATATGCAAAGTAAACACCAGAAGCCTGTCGATGACATAATTGTAACATCAGATTATGTTCATGAGCCTCCACAAAGGATGCAAAATGTAACATCATCTGAACACTCAACTTCTAGGTATCGTAGTTTGGAAGTTCAGGCACTATTAAATATAGAAAGTGGAAGATGA
- the LOC121972010 gene encoding transcription factor TGA2.2-like isoform X1: MANNQGEGDHSATNFFDQEGAAYFGELEEALVHGVAGITSDQHKKSFCPSRPPTLHIFPSRPIRFQQFSKWDSQTEGSTDSGSEQNTLSQMDSEESPVSRKASSALFGKQKEKMASDAPHTTGEENQQMKAQEKRRLVASTSDKDGKSIDPKTLRRLAQNREAAKKSRLRKKAYIQQLESSKIKLTQLEQDLQRARAQGLFLEGCGANENVNSVVFDMEYSRWLAEDCKNTVELRRGLETHLPDAGLRVAVDRCLTHYDELFQLKATTAKSDVFHIITGVWTTPAERCFLWMGGFRPSELLRVVIPQLDPLTEQQLVGIYNLQQSSQQAEEALSQGLEQFQLSLANTVASDSLIESANLENYMGHMAMAVGKLANLEGFVRQADNLRQQSLHQMHRILTTRQAARCFLAIGEYHSRLRALSSLWASRPRENLMNESALPVTTELQTVQQPVDGHFSGF; the protein is encoded by the exons ATGGCAAATAATCAAGGAGAGGGTGATCATTCTGCCACAAATTTCTT TGACCAGGAGGGAGCTGCTTACTTTGGGGAGTTGGAGGAAGCTCTCGTGCATGGAGTTGCAGGAATCACAAGTGACCAACACAAAAAGT CCTTCTGCCCCAGCAGGCCCCCAACTCTCCATATCTTCCCCTCACGGCCAATCAGATTTCAGCAATTTTCCAAG TGGGATTCACAGACTGAGGGGAGCACGGATTCAGGATCAGAGCAGAACACACTTTCACAAATGGACTCAGAGGAGTCTCCGGTGAGCAGAAAGGCTTCATCGGCACTGTTTGGGAAGCAGAAAGAGAAGATGGCGAGTGATGCTCCTCACACAACAGGAGAAGAAAACCAGCAGATGAAAGCTCAAGAAAAG AGGAGATTGGTGGCTTCTACTTCAGACAAAGACGGCAAATCAATCGATccaaag ACATTGAGACGCTTGGCTCAGAATAGAGAAGCAGCCAAGAAGAGCCGGCTAAGAAAGAAG GCTTACATACAACAATTAGAATCCAGTAAAATAAAACTTACTCAGCTCGAGCAAGATCTCCAGAGAGCTCGTGCACAG GGTCTTTTCTTAGAAGGATGTGGTGCAAATGAAAATGTCAACTCTG TAGTGTTCGATATGGAGTACTCGCGTTGGTTGGCCGAGGACTGCAAGAACACGGTGGAGCTCCGGCGAGGTCTGGAGACCCATCTCCCAGATGCAGGTCTAAGGGTTGCAGTAGACAGGTGCCTCACACATTACGATGAACTATTCCAGCTCAAGGCAACGACAGCCAAGTCGGATGTGTTCCACATCATCACCGGCGTGTGGACTACTCCGGCGGAGAGGTGTTTCTTGTGGATGGGTGGATTTAGACCATCCGAGCTTTTAAGG GTCGTGATTCCACAACTCGATCCTCTTACTGAACAACAGCTAGTGGGGATATATAACCTCCAACAATCTTCTCAACAAGCAGAGGAGGCGCTATCTCAGGGCCTCGAGCAATTCCAACTCTCACTCGCCAACACCGTGGCCAGTGACTCCCTCATCGAGAGTGCCAACCTCGAGAATTATATGGGTCACATGGCCATGGCGGTAGGGAAGCTTGCTAACCTCGAGGGATTCGTTCGACAG GCTGATAACTTAAGACAGCAGAGCCTTCACCAGATGCATCGAATTCTAACTACCCGGCAGGCCGCAAGGTGTTTCCTGGCGATTGGAGAGTACCATAGCCGTCTCCGTGCGCTTAGCTCCCTTTGGGCTTCTCGGCCGAGAGA GAACTTGATGAATGAAAGTGCCTTGCCTGTGACCACAGAGCTCCAAACAGTTCAGCAACCAGTAGATGGCCATTTTTCAGGCTTCTAA
- the LOC121972010 gene encoding transcription factor TGA2.2-like isoform X2, protein MANNQGEGDHSATNFFDQEGAAYFGELEEALVHGVAGITSDQHKKSFCPSRPPTLHIFPSRPIRFQQFSKWDSQTEGSTDSGSEQNTLSQMDSEESPVSRKASSALFGKQKEKMASDAPHTTGEENQQMKAQEKRRLVASTSDKDGKSIDPKTLRRLAQNREAAKKSRLRKKAYIQQLESSKIKLTQLEQDLQRARAQGLFLEGCGANENVNSVFDMEYSRWLAEDCKNTVELRRGLETHLPDAGLRVAVDRCLTHYDELFQLKATTAKSDVFHIITGVWTTPAERCFLWMGGFRPSELLRVVIPQLDPLTEQQLVGIYNLQQSSQQAEEALSQGLEQFQLSLANTVASDSLIESANLENYMGHMAMAVGKLANLEGFVRQADNLRQQSLHQMHRILTTRQAARCFLAIGEYHSRLRALSSLWASRPRENLMNESALPVTTELQTVQQPVDGHFSGF, encoded by the exons ATGGCAAATAATCAAGGAGAGGGTGATCATTCTGCCACAAATTTCTT TGACCAGGAGGGAGCTGCTTACTTTGGGGAGTTGGAGGAAGCTCTCGTGCATGGAGTTGCAGGAATCACAAGTGACCAACACAAAAAGT CCTTCTGCCCCAGCAGGCCCCCAACTCTCCATATCTTCCCCTCACGGCCAATCAGATTTCAGCAATTTTCCAAG TGGGATTCACAGACTGAGGGGAGCACGGATTCAGGATCAGAGCAGAACACACTTTCACAAATGGACTCAGAGGAGTCTCCGGTGAGCAGAAAGGCTTCATCGGCACTGTTTGGGAAGCAGAAAGAGAAGATGGCGAGTGATGCTCCTCACACAACAGGAGAAGAAAACCAGCAGATGAAAGCTCAAGAAAAG AGGAGATTGGTGGCTTCTACTTCAGACAAAGACGGCAAATCAATCGATccaaag ACATTGAGACGCTTGGCTCAGAATAGAGAAGCAGCCAAGAAGAGCCGGCTAAGAAAGAAG GCTTACATACAACAATTAGAATCCAGTAAAATAAAACTTACTCAGCTCGAGCAAGATCTCCAGAGAGCTCGTGCACAG GGTCTTTTCTTAGAAGGATGTGGTGCAAATGAAAATGTCAACTCTG TGTTCGATATGGAGTACTCGCGTTGGTTGGCCGAGGACTGCAAGAACACGGTGGAGCTCCGGCGAGGTCTGGAGACCCATCTCCCAGATGCAGGTCTAAGGGTTGCAGTAGACAGGTGCCTCACACATTACGATGAACTATTCCAGCTCAAGGCAACGACAGCCAAGTCGGATGTGTTCCACATCATCACCGGCGTGTGGACTACTCCGGCGGAGAGGTGTTTCTTGTGGATGGGTGGATTTAGACCATCCGAGCTTTTAAGG GTCGTGATTCCACAACTCGATCCTCTTACTGAACAACAGCTAGTGGGGATATATAACCTCCAACAATCTTCTCAACAAGCAGAGGAGGCGCTATCTCAGGGCCTCGAGCAATTCCAACTCTCACTCGCCAACACCGTGGCCAGTGACTCCCTCATCGAGAGTGCCAACCTCGAGAATTATATGGGTCACATGGCCATGGCGGTAGGGAAGCTTGCTAACCTCGAGGGATTCGTTCGACAG GCTGATAACTTAAGACAGCAGAGCCTTCACCAGATGCATCGAATTCTAACTACCCGGCAGGCCGCAAGGTGTTTCCTGGCGATTGGAGAGTACCATAGCCGTCTCCGTGCGCTTAGCTCCCTTTGGGCTTCTCGGCCGAGAGA GAACTTGATGAATGAAAGTGCCTTGCCTGTGACCACAGAGCTCCAAACAGTTCAGCAACCAGTAGATGGCCATTTTTCAGGCTTCTAA
- the LOC121972009 gene encoding phosphatidylinositol 4-phosphate 5-kinase 6-like isoform X1: MYKEISEQQSNGKAWESAVRRAQQQQQSPGFQTGSRRRICPMSADEDSASTSPRSGGGGGGGGDDDSSIAASTEEEEEEEEVYSTELVLPSGDCYSGQWAGGVPHGTGKFLWNDGCTYEGEWRRGKITGRGKFSWPSGSNYDGEFKAGFMDGFGIFIGATGDTYWGNWSMNLKHGHGKKSYSNGDYYDGEWRSGLQDGHGRYVWCSGSEYVGQWRAGLIHGRGTLNSANGNRYDGGWDDGFPKDNGNYRWADGSLYVGVWTRDNAGIQQGVYYPSPTATSPAARDPQEAFLADLRESKIAPGETISVFPSQKTLNWSGTEACRSSADRPQRRASADISTRCLPPRRSNGRAHTVSGGDIVPVDDADPKLASRPQHRRSWAPPRPPKKQGETITKGHKNYELMLNLQLGIRHAVGKQGPTQPELKSSAFDPKEKVWTKFPSEGSKHTPPHQSCEFKWKDYCPLVFRTLCRLFKVDAADYMLSLCGNDALRELSSPGKSGSFFYLTNDDKYMIKTMKKSEVKVLLRMLPAYYNHVRKFENSLVTKFFGLHCVKLTGAAQKKVRFVIMENLFCSEFAIHRRFDLKGSSHGRVTSKPESEINEYTTLKDLDLNFIFRLQRPWFQEFQRQVDRDCEFLEQERIMDYSLLVGVHFRYSRETAPLSEEVKSQLSKLEKDQSFSDSNRSGPIRLGVNMPCRAELTARTESQLIGEPTGEYYDVVLIFGVIDILQDYDISKKLEHAYKSIQYDPSSISAVDPKQYSRRFRDFIYRAFREAA; the protein is encoded by the exons ATGTACAAGGAGATCAGCGAGCAGCAGAGCAACGGCAAGGCGTGGGAGTCGGCGGTCCGTAGagctcagcagcagcagcagtcgCCGGGGTTCCAGACCGGCAGCCGGCGCCGCATCTGCCCGATGTCCGCCGACGAGGACTCTGCTTCGACCTCCCCGCGCAGCGGAGGCGGGGGCGGCGGCGGGGGGGATGATGACTCGTCGATAGCGGCGTcgacggaggaggaggaggaggaagaggaggtctACAGTACCGAGCTTGTCCTTCCCTCCGGCGACTGCTACTCCGGCCAGTGGGCCGGCGGCGTCCCGCACGGCACCGGAAAGTTCCTCTGGAACGACGGGTGCACGTACGAGGGGGAGTGGCGGCGCGGGAAAATCACCGGCCGGGGGAAGTTCTCTTGGCCGTCGGGGTCGAACTACGACGGGGAATTCAAGGCAGGGTTCATGGACGGCTTCGGCATCTTCATCGGCGCCACCGGCGACACCTACTGGGGCAACTGGTCCATGAACCTCAAGCACGGCCACGGCAAGAAGTCCTATTCCAACGGCGACTACTACGACGGCGAGTGGCGCTCGGGTCTCCAGGACGGCCACGGGCGGTACGTGTGGTGCAGCGGGTCGGAGTACGTGGGCCAGTGGCGCGCCGGCCTCATCCACGGCCGCGGGACTCTCAACTCGGCCAACGGCAACCGGTACGACGGCGGCTGGGACGACGGGTTCCCCAAGGACAACGGCAACTACCGGTGGGCGGACGGCAGCCTCTACGTCGGGGTGTGGACCAGGGACAACGCCGGGATCCAGCAAGGCGTGTACTACCCGTCGCCGACGGCGACCTCCCCCGCCGCGCGGGACCCGCAGGAGGCCTTCCTGGCCGACCTGCGCGAGAGCAAGATCGCGCCGGGGGAGACCATCTCGGTGTTCCCCTCGCAGAAGACCCTCAACTGGTCGGGCACCGAGGCGTGCCGGTCGTCAGCCGACAGGCCTCAGCGGCGGGCGTCAGCCGACATCAGCACCCGCTGCTTGCCGCCGAGAAGATCCAACGGCCGGGCGCACACCGTGAGCGGCGGCGACATCGTCCCCGTGGACGACGCAGACCCGAAACTCGCCTCCCGGCCGCAGCACCGCCGTTCGTGGGCGCCGCCGCGGCCGCCGAAGAAGCAAGGCGAGACCATCACCAAAGGCCACAAGAACTACGAACTGATGCTCAATCTCCAGCTCGGCATCAG GCATGCGGTCGGCAAACAGGgcccgactcagccggagctgaAGTCGTCGGCGTTCGACCCCAAGGAAAAGGTCTGGACAAAGTTTCCATCCGAAGGATCAAAGCACACACCTCCACATCAATCTTGTGAGTTCAAGTGGAAAGATTACTGCCCTTTGGTGTTCAG GACCCTTTGCAGGCTGTTCAAAGTAGACGCAGCCGATTACATGTTGTCGCTTTGCGGGAACGACGCACTTCGGGAGCTTTCGTCTCCCGGGAAGAGTGGAAGCTTCTTTTACTTGACGAACGACGATAAATACATGATCAAGACGATGAAGAAATCCGAAGTAAAA GTCCTTTTGAGGATGCTCCCAGCATACTATAACCATGTGAGGAAGTTCGAGAACAGTTTGGTGACCAAGTTTTTCGGTCTTCACTGTGTGAAGCTAACCGGAGCTGCTCAGAAGAAG GTCCGCTTTGTTATCATGGAGAACTTGTTTTGCTCCGAGTTTGCTATCCATAGGCGGTTCGACCTTAAAGGATCATCCCACGGCCGCGTGACCAGCAAGCCTGAATCGGAGATCAACGAGTACACCACCTTGAAAGATCTCGATCTCAACTTCATCTTCAGACTGCAACGTCCTTGGTTTCAAGAGTTCCAAAG GCAAGTCGATAGGGACTGTGAGTTTCTTGAGCAAGAAAGGATCATGGATTATAGTCTTCTAGTCGGGGTGCATTTTCGATACTCCAGAGAGACTGCCCCTCTTTCTGAAG AAGTAAAATCTCAGCTTTCAAAACTAGAGAAGGATCAATCATTTTCTGATTCCAATAG GTCGGGGCCAATTCGGTTAGGGGTGAACATGCCTTGTAGGGCAGAATTAACGGCCAGAACCGAGTCTCAACTTATCGGAGAACCGACAGGGGAATACTATGATGTGGTTCTGATTTTTGGAGTTATAGACATACTGCAAGACTACGATATCAGCAAAAAGCTTGAGCACGCATACAAGTCGATTCAGTATGATCCGTCCTCCATATCCGCAGTCGACCCGAAACAATACTCGAGGCGCTTTCGGGACTTCATATACAGAGCTTTCCGAGAAGCAGCCTAA
- the LOC121972009 gene encoding phosphatidylinositol 4-phosphate 5-kinase 6-like isoform X2: MYKEISEQQSNGKAWESAVRRAQQQQQSPGFQTGSRRRICPMSADEDSASTSPRSGGGGGGGGDDDSSIAASTEEEEEEEEVYSTELVLPSGDCYSGQWAGGVPHGTGKFLWNDGCTYEGEWRRGKITGRGKFSWPSGSNYDGEFKAGFMDGFGIFIGATGDTYWGNWSMNLKHGHGKKSYSNGDYYDGEWRSGLQDGHGRYVWCSGSEYVGQWRAGLIHGRGTLNSANGNRYDGGWDDGFPKDNGNYRWADGSLYVGVWTRDNAGIQQGVYYPSPTATSPAARDPQEAFLADLRESKIAPGETISVFPSQKTLNWSGTEACRSSADRPQRRASADISTRCLPPRRSNGRAHTVSGGDIVPVDDADPKLASRPQHRRSWAPPRPPKKQGETITKGHKNYELMLNLQLGIRHAVGKQGPTQPELKSSAFDPKEKVWTKFPSEGSKHTPPHQSCEFKWKDYCPLVFRTLCRLFKVDAADYMLSLCGNDALRELSSPGKSGSFFYLTNDDKYMIKTMKKSEVKVLLRMLPAYYNHVRKFENSLVTKFFGLHCVKLTGAAQKKVRFVIMENLFCSEFAIHRRFDLKGSSHGRVTSKPESEINEYTTLKDLDLNFIFRLQRPWFQEFQRQVDRDCEFLEQERIMDYSLLVGVHFRYSRETAPLSEVKSQLSKLEKDQSFSDSNRSGPIRLGVNMPCRAELTARTESQLIGEPTGEYYDVVLIFGVIDILQDYDISKKLEHAYKSIQYDPSSISAVDPKQYSRRFRDFIYRAFREAA; this comes from the exons ATGTACAAGGAGATCAGCGAGCAGCAGAGCAACGGCAAGGCGTGGGAGTCGGCGGTCCGTAGagctcagcagcagcagcagtcgCCGGGGTTCCAGACCGGCAGCCGGCGCCGCATCTGCCCGATGTCCGCCGACGAGGACTCTGCTTCGACCTCCCCGCGCAGCGGAGGCGGGGGCGGCGGCGGGGGGGATGATGACTCGTCGATAGCGGCGTcgacggaggaggaggaggaggaagaggaggtctACAGTACCGAGCTTGTCCTTCCCTCCGGCGACTGCTACTCCGGCCAGTGGGCCGGCGGCGTCCCGCACGGCACCGGAAAGTTCCTCTGGAACGACGGGTGCACGTACGAGGGGGAGTGGCGGCGCGGGAAAATCACCGGCCGGGGGAAGTTCTCTTGGCCGTCGGGGTCGAACTACGACGGGGAATTCAAGGCAGGGTTCATGGACGGCTTCGGCATCTTCATCGGCGCCACCGGCGACACCTACTGGGGCAACTGGTCCATGAACCTCAAGCACGGCCACGGCAAGAAGTCCTATTCCAACGGCGACTACTACGACGGCGAGTGGCGCTCGGGTCTCCAGGACGGCCACGGGCGGTACGTGTGGTGCAGCGGGTCGGAGTACGTGGGCCAGTGGCGCGCCGGCCTCATCCACGGCCGCGGGACTCTCAACTCGGCCAACGGCAACCGGTACGACGGCGGCTGGGACGACGGGTTCCCCAAGGACAACGGCAACTACCGGTGGGCGGACGGCAGCCTCTACGTCGGGGTGTGGACCAGGGACAACGCCGGGATCCAGCAAGGCGTGTACTACCCGTCGCCGACGGCGACCTCCCCCGCCGCGCGGGACCCGCAGGAGGCCTTCCTGGCCGACCTGCGCGAGAGCAAGATCGCGCCGGGGGAGACCATCTCGGTGTTCCCCTCGCAGAAGACCCTCAACTGGTCGGGCACCGAGGCGTGCCGGTCGTCAGCCGACAGGCCTCAGCGGCGGGCGTCAGCCGACATCAGCACCCGCTGCTTGCCGCCGAGAAGATCCAACGGCCGGGCGCACACCGTGAGCGGCGGCGACATCGTCCCCGTGGACGACGCAGACCCGAAACTCGCCTCCCGGCCGCAGCACCGCCGTTCGTGGGCGCCGCCGCGGCCGCCGAAGAAGCAAGGCGAGACCATCACCAAAGGCCACAAGAACTACGAACTGATGCTCAATCTCCAGCTCGGCATCAG GCATGCGGTCGGCAAACAGGgcccgactcagccggagctgaAGTCGTCGGCGTTCGACCCCAAGGAAAAGGTCTGGACAAAGTTTCCATCCGAAGGATCAAAGCACACACCTCCACATCAATCTTGTGAGTTCAAGTGGAAAGATTACTGCCCTTTGGTGTTCAG GACCCTTTGCAGGCTGTTCAAAGTAGACGCAGCCGATTACATGTTGTCGCTTTGCGGGAACGACGCACTTCGGGAGCTTTCGTCTCCCGGGAAGAGTGGAAGCTTCTTTTACTTGACGAACGACGATAAATACATGATCAAGACGATGAAGAAATCCGAAGTAAAA GTCCTTTTGAGGATGCTCCCAGCATACTATAACCATGTGAGGAAGTTCGAGAACAGTTTGGTGACCAAGTTTTTCGGTCTTCACTGTGTGAAGCTAACCGGAGCTGCTCAGAAGAAG GTCCGCTTTGTTATCATGGAGAACTTGTTTTGCTCCGAGTTTGCTATCCATAGGCGGTTCGACCTTAAAGGATCATCCCACGGCCGCGTGACCAGCAAGCCTGAATCGGAGATCAACGAGTACACCACCTTGAAAGATCTCGATCTCAACTTCATCTTCAGACTGCAACGTCCTTGGTTTCAAGAGTTCCAAAG GCAAGTCGATAGGGACTGTGAGTTTCTTGAGCAAGAAAGGATCATGGATTATAGTCTTCTAGTCGGGGTGCATTTTCGATACTCCAGAGAGACTGCCCCTCTTTCTGAAG TAAAATCTCAGCTTTCAAAACTAGAGAAGGATCAATCATTTTCTGATTCCAATAG GTCGGGGCCAATTCGGTTAGGGGTGAACATGCCTTGTAGGGCAGAATTAACGGCCAGAACCGAGTCTCAACTTATCGGAGAACCGACAGGGGAATACTATGATGTGGTTCTGATTTTTGGAGTTATAGACATACTGCAAGACTACGATATCAGCAAAAAGCTTGAGCACGCATACAAGTCGATTCAGTATGATCCGTCCTCCATATCCGCAGTCGACCCGAAACAATACTCGAGGCGCTTTCGGGACTTCATATACAGAGCTTTCCGAGAAGCAGCCTAA